A genomic stretch from Maniola hyperantus chromosome 22, iAphHyp1.2, whole genome shotgun sequence includes:
- the LOC117992835 gene encoding LOW QUALITY PROTEIN: protein FAM114A2 (The sequence of the model RefSeq protein was modified relative to this genomic sequence to represent the inferred CDS: inserted 3 bases in 3 codons; deleted 3 bases in 3 codons; substituted 3 bases at 3 genomic stop codons), whose amino-acid sequence MPSSDSDDFESADEGHSSPNKRERKKRLSSSNYSDNVESDQDNRKPQESGLNKLAAPKRDDIPKDGWDDFDVEEESXASNIPQKEKPSSSKGRSQXAKSRESQNTGWDDFDDWGDDNVNVTSKQPQNQKPQCTNHKGSTSRFSTEQPKSEGWAGGGVVDSLLSTGHSGSSTYLTTQVSKSGISTVFRKQAIGAPDPEELARLSVKEXLKTKCHRXXKRDNTEVKPEQSSHGANDGAFPFGSLLSSVTKYVESTGTKVIAGGLDTLETIGKXTMEVLQEGDPGLAKKRAMLGLDSGDKPVLSQVLREAKAKADEEDQLKEAKREAKEVHYETLFDDFEGLVHLEALEMLSKQVSMRIEERLRSAEPDKRQDIKETLQQVAELCEMPEEEDEEEEETIEGASKPDALHERLQKATRDIGLKIQFQLLIKQYTEVLAWLETSDSSVTEKAVYKKAVSGLAHTTALSVELYHKTAEMLLVKTRRSTADEADALTQMTVVLTKHISELATQFTEKLTNHTSEDKEQINNYITNVFLEAGNSSKYIENAFQLALPIVQIGAV is encoded by the exons ATGCCCTCCAGTGATAGCGATGATTTTGAGAGTGCAGACGAAGGTCATAGCAGCCCAAATAAACGAGAAAGGAAAAAGcgattatcatcatcaaattaTAGTGATAATGTAGAATCTGATCAGGACAATAGAAAACCACAAGAATCCGGTTTAAATAAACTGGCAGCCCCTAAGAGAGAT GATATTCCAAAAGATGGATGGGATGATTTTGACGTAGAAGAAGAGT GAGCTAGTAACATTCCTCAAAAAGAGAAACCAAGCTCCAGCAAGGGTAGAAGCC CAGCTAAGTCAAGAGAGTCACAAAACACTGGCTGGGATGATTTTGATGATTGGGGAGACGACAATGTTAATGTAACTTCTAAG CAACCTCAAAACCAAAAGCCTCAATGCACAAACCATAAAGGAAGTACTAGCAGATTCTCAACCGAACAACCTAAAAGTGAAGGATGGGCGGGGGGTGGGGTGGTGGACTCTTTATTAAGCACAGGCCACAGCGGGTCTTCAACATATTTGACCACCCAGGTTTCCAAGTCA GGAATTTCAACAGTTTTTAGAAAACAGGCCATCGGCGCACCAGATCCTGAAGAGCTTGCGAGATTATCCGTCAAGGAATGACTCAAAACAAAATGCCACAGATGATGAAAGAGAGATAATACTGAAGTAAAGCCAGAGCAAAGTAGTCATGGTGCTAATGATGGTGCATTCCCCTTTGGTAGT TTGCTGTCCAGTGTTACTAAGTACGTAGAGAGTACAG GTACAAAAGTAATAGCAGGCGGTCTTGACACATTAGAGACAATAGGCA AGACAATGGAGGTCCTACAGGAAGGGGATCCGGGCTTAGCCAAGAAACGTGCCATGCTGGGTCTA GACTCTGGGGATAAGCCTGTACTATC CCAGGTGCTTCGGGAAGCTAAAGCCAAGGCGGACGAAGAGGATCAGCTGAAAGAGGCC AAACGGGAGGCCAAAGAGGTGCACTACGAGACACTGTTCGATGATTTtgaag GCCTAGTCCACTTGGAAGCATTAGAAATGCTGTCAAAGCAAGTCAGTATGAGGATAGAGGAGCGGCTGCGGAGTGCGGAACCCGACAAGCGACAGGACATTAAGGAAACGTTACAGCAAGTTGCAG AACTGTGTGAAATGCCCGAGGAAGAAGATGAAGAAGAGGAAGAAACAATAGAAGGCGCGTCCAAACCGGACGCGTTACACGAACGACTGCAAAAAGCCACTAGAGACATAGGCCTTAAAATACAATTCCAACTTCTAATCAA ACAATACACAGAAGTATTAGCATGGCTCGAAACAAGCGATTCAAGTGTAACAGAGAAGGCTGTATACAAGAAAGCGGTCAGCGGTCTCGCTCACACGACCGCCTTATCAGTGGAACTGTACCACAAGACTGCTGAAATGCTGTTGGTGAAGACTAGGAGGTCCACCGCTGATGAAGCAGATGCTCTCACTCA aatgaCGGTAGTTCTAACAAAACACATCAGCGAACTGGCGACGCAGTTTACTGAGAAACTGACCAATCATACGTCAGAAGATAAAGAACAGATTAATAACTACATCACTAATGTATTTTTAGAg GCCGGTAACAGTTCGAAATACATAGAAAATGCATTCCAGTTGGCTCTACCTATCGTACAAATCGGCGCtgtgtaa